Below is a genomic region from candidate division KSB1 bacterium.
CACGCCGACGCCGGAGGGATTGGCCTCGCCGTTGCTGCAGCTTGATTCCGATCCAGTATCCAACAGCCGGCGGTGGGAAAGTTTGCCGCTGCTGCAAGGATACAATCCGCTTGGTTCGGCCAAACCGGGCGCAAGCCTGCTCGCGGTTCATCCGATGCATCAAACCGGCGCGCCGCGGATTTTGCTGGCGACGCAGCGCTTTGGCCGCGGCCGCACCGCCGTGTTGGCGACGAGCACGACCTGGCGCTGGCAAATGCATCTCGATCATCATGACATGACGCACGAACGCTTTTGGCGGCAATTGCTGCGCTGGTTGAGCTTGCAATCGCCGGACCCCGTGCGCATCACGCTCGAACGCGAGAATTTTTCACCCTCAGAAAACATGACGATGCAGGTGAGCGTGATGGACAGCAGTTTTGCGGGAAAAGAAAATGCCAACGTTGAGCTGCGTGTCATCGCGCCGAACGGCGAGCCGATGACGCTCACCGCCAGTCCCGATTTGCGGCAGCCGGGTAATTACGTGGCGCACTTCGAGCCGTCTCAGGAAGGTTTGTACACCGTCGAAGTTTTGGCACACGATCAGGCCGGCCATTTTCTCGGCAAAGCCGAAAACGCTTTTTTCGTTGAGCCGTCTCATGCTGAACTGGCGCACGCCGATTTGCAAGCGCCGCTGCTGCAGCGTCTCGCCGAAGTAACCGGCGGCCGCTATTTTCACCTTAGCGAAGCCGGCAATCTGCCGGACGCGATCACGGTTTCCAAAAACTCGTATTCCAAATTGACCGAACAAGAAATTTGGGATGCCCCCATCTTTTTTCTGGCCATCACCTTGTTGCTGGCGGCGGAGTGGTTTGTTCGGCGGTCGAAGGGGCTGTCGTAACGTTTGACTTTGCCGAAAATTCTGTGCATCTTTAAGCGCGCCACTTGACTGAGCCAGAGCCGAAAACGGTGCTCATTTTCCTCCCGGTTTCGACCTTTTCTACAGCGATTCTCATTTCCGCCAAAATAATGAGAAAAATGGCCTTCTGCACGGCGCCGCCCGGCAATATTTTCACATCACCCGTCTGGAAACCGTGATCGACATTTTTGACAGCGTTGATGAGGCAGTGAGAAGTTTTGCGAGCAAGGGGTAAGTCATCACAACCGCGAAGATTTTTGGGCTTCTTGCGTAACAAACCCCGTAAACTTTTTGTTCCGGCGGACAATTGCCGCAGTTCTTAATGTGAGGCGGGTTGCCGGGAACTCGTGCCGAATTTCGAAATTGAAATGCAAGCATTACGGAAATGATGAAATCATGTTCTTACAACGAGAAAAAGCTGCGGCGCCGGCGCTGTCATTTTTATGCGACATGAATTTCTCACCGTCTTTAAATCGTTGTGGCATTGATAGATTATGATTACGCCAGAAGGTTGATTGGAGCAACGCCGGAAAAACTTTTGTCGCGCGGCACACGCTTTGTAAGCAATATTACTCAATATGCGAGGCAGCTAAGGATAAAGCTGCTTGTTTCGATCTTCCTGATCAAATGCTCACCGGGAAAATCGAAAGGCTAGGGATTGCCTCTCCCGCCTCTCCGTCTTGAAGGTTTTTGGAGAGGCGGGGATTGGCGCATTGGCAACACGCCGTTCTTGAAAATTTGTGAATTTACTCCTTAGGAAGAGGAGAAGACTTTGCATCAGGATTTCGGCGCCGCTGTCACGCGCCGATCAAAGTCGCAACGGAATTGCAGCGGTACTTCAGATGAGGACACGCCGTCGAAAAATTCCGTCATCTCATCCACGCGCCGGGAGAGAACATCATGCACTGCAACTTTGGACGATTCTCCTGGCGTTGGATGGCCGGGTTTGAGCTGCTTCTGATGCAGCGGCTCAGGCTCATTTTTAGAACGATTGTCACGCCAGTTGTTTTTGGCTGCTGCCCACCTCTCGTGAACTTTGTTGTGATCATGAAATCGTTTGCCGGGAATCGAACGGAATCGCCGCGTCATCGTTTCTCATAACCGAGACGGGCGCCCCTTCACCTGCCCGTGATGGCCATGAGCAAAATCTTTCTCGGGGCGCAAGCCTCGGGGTGGAAAGCGGAGCCTTTTGTTTTGGGCGCCGACATCGAGCTGCGCTATCTCAGGACGGTTTAGGCAGGTCGAACTCTTCAGGCCGGTTGAGAAGTCGGGATGATGGGGCGCTCCCCTCGATTCCCGCGACGAAATACAAATGGAATGTTGGCGTAATGGAGTTTTGGAGCATTGGATTTCATAAATCCAACACTCCAATACTCCAGCGTAAATGATTGTGGCTCCCCCTCACAGCCAAGAGGTCCGGGTCGAGAGACTCGGGCCTTTTTTATTTAGAAATTTTAAATTGAAAATTTTCAATTTAAAATTTAAAATTGAGCAACGTACAACTTGCCGGCAGACCTTAAGGTTTTATTCAATCGTCAATAAGAATTTTTTGCCGGGCTTGTTTTTTAGATGATCGCCGCATTTTTTCCTCGAGGCGTTTTTCTTTGGCCGCTTTTGAAGGCTGGGTCCGCAGGCGCGGTTTTCGTTTTTGGCGGCGCTTGGCCAATTTCTCGATCAGCCGCTGCCAGGCCAGTTCCCGATTCTTGATTTGCGAGCGGCTTTCCGTCGCCACGACGATAATGCCAGTCGGCAGATGTTTGAGGCGCACTGCCGACTCGGTTTTGTTTTTATGCTGGCCGCCCGGCCCGCCTGATTTAAACGCAGTGATCTCGACCTCGCCCTTCAAAGCCGAAATCGTGAGGGGCGTTTCGGCGGGTTTGTCGTTTTCTGATTTCGGCATTTTTGACGAATTCTTATTATAAACCCATCAGAATACGAAGCCGATCTTCTGAAATGACAAGCACAGGACGTTGGCTGGCCTGCTCATGACCGCGAGTGGGATTCAGATCTGCCAACCAAATGTCGCCACGAGAGGGATCAACCACCTTGCTTTCTCCTTTTTTTGCGAACCACTTTGCCGTTTTTAGCCCATTTTTCATCAGGTGTGAGTCCATCCATCAAGGTGGCGTCCCCCGGCTGTACGGTCTTTCTCCACCTGTGACCATGCCTTTGGATCTTCACGAAGTGCGGCATAGGCTTTGTTGATTTCTTCGAGAAAGAGTTGGCGTCGATACGCTTCGATGGCTTTATCAAGCAGCGTTTGCATGGAAGCGCCTTTCTGCGCCGCAAGCTCGCGGAGAACGTTGCGGCTGGCCTCACTGATTCTAACCGTTAAAGTGTTCATAATTTTCTCCATTTTTGTCTACGTTGTAATATACACATCCGTCTATTTTTTATCAAGAGTGCAGTGTAAGCCTTGTCCTCCGTTTTGTACACCTCGCCCTGCCGCCGTCGCGAGCTTTCTGAAATTTTGTAATGTGAAATAGTTTTGCCGATCATTGGCGTGCCGAATTTAGTGTTAAGCCATGATGCAAAATAAAAAAGCGATGCGGCTCATCGGCATCGCTTTTCGTAAGCAGCAGCCACGGAAAAAGGCTTTTTAAATTCTGATCAGTCCAATTGACCTCGGCCTTATTTCAGATGGAACACCGGGCGCCTCAACTCCACAACCGGCGTTGGTTTTCCGGACGAAAACGCAAAACCGTTTTGATACCACAGGATCGCAAAATAAATCCCCGCCGCGAGTTCTTGCTTCGAATTGATTTGCCAGCGGAAAAAATGCCGCCCGGCGTTTCGCCAGCCTTCGGCCAGCGTGACCACCTCGCGCCCTTGCAGATCGATAATTTTCAACGCCAGCCACCCCGAGGCGGGCAGCTCGATCTCGAAACGGGTGAAATCACGAAACGGATTGGGATAATTCTGCAACCCCAGCGCCGTTGGCAACGGTTCAAGATTCGCATCAACCGAAGTGGTTGGCAAAGTCGTGAAACTTTGTTTAAGCCCAATTCTCGTATTGCCCGCCTCGTCTTTGGCAATGATGCGGAAATAATACCTCGTGGCAGATTTGAGATGGTTCAAGCGCACCGCATGAGCCGTCGCAAAATTGGCATCAACAACAAACGCTGAGAGCGCCGTCGAATCAGCGCCGTACTCGACACGGGCATCGCTCGGCTCGTCGGTGTTCCATTGGATTTGCGCGGAATTGGCGGTGATCGCAAAGACGATGAGACTTGAAATCAGCGGCGCCGTCCGGTCTCGCGGCGGCGCCTGGCCTTCGTGCAGCGTCATTTTTTGATTGGCGGCGAGACGATAATATTTTTCGCGCATTCCCGAGGGCCATTGCACCAGCAGGCTGTCGAGATGACGGCTGCGGCCGAGGCCGAAATGTGCCGTCAAATCGCTGCCGGTGCCGAGATAACCCTGGCCGGCGATGATCGCCTGCGCCTGCGGCCGGCCATTCAGCCACGCCGTGAGCTTCGCGCCGACGCCGTTGCGATTGCTGGCCGAGCCGCGCAAGCGGAACTCGATCCAGTTGTTGGACGGCCCGGAGTTGGTGAGCAGTGCGCTGTTTTGCCCGGTATTCGTAAAGAAAATGTCGAGATCGCCGTCGTCGTCGTAATCGGCAATGGAGGGGCTGTAGCCGTCGTTGCCGTCATTCGCGCCGGAAGCGGCGGACACTTGTGTGAAGGTCCCATCGCCGTTATTCTGAAACATTTTGTTCTCGCCGCTGCGCGTCACGTAAAGATCCGGCCACCCGTCGTCGTTGAAATCGCCGAATACCGCGCCGCGATTGTGGTCGTTGCCGGAGCGCACGCCGGCCGCCTCGCTAACTTCCTCAAAATAACCGCCCAGGTTGCGAAAGAGCAAATTATGCCCGGAGAAATCGCAAATGAAAACATCGAGGTCGCCGTCGCAGTCGTAATCGCCAACTGCCGCGCCCTGGCTGTTCGCGCCGGCGAAATCGATGCGCCACTGTTGCGCGTGTTCGTTAAAGCTGCCGTCGCCGCGGTTGAGGTACAGCAAATTGCTGAAACCTGTCCGCCGCGTGACGAGAATATCGAGATAGCCGTCGTCATTCACATCAAAAAAAACCGGCTGCAAGCTTTCGCTTTTCTCACTGACGGCGTCGGAACTTTCATAAAAACGCCCGTCGCGGCGTTGAATGAAAAGCCGGTTGCCGCCGTCGGTTCGGCAAACAAAAAGATCGAGCCGGCCATCGTGGTTGCAATCGCCCCAGGCAACGCCCTGACCCTGGCCGCCCAAATGTGTTCCACTCTCCGACGTGATATCGCTAAAGGTGTCATTGCCGTTATTGCGCCACAGCACATTGCCGGTGTATCCGGCGCTGAGGTAGATATCGAGATCGCCGTCATTATCGAAATCCGCTGAGGCCATGCCGCGATCGTGATCGCTGCCGAATTGTACCCCGGCAGCGGCGGCAATATCTTTGAATAAACCGCCGGTGTTTTCGTAAAGATAATTTGCCGTGCCGTAGGCGATGACGAAAAGACTCGGTCGGCCGTTGCGGGTGTATGAGCCGAATGACGCGCCGTGGCCGTAACCACTGGGGTCAACCGGCATCTGTCGCAATGAAAATCGAATGGCTTGGCTGTTGGCTGGCGCCGTGATCAGCAGGGTGCATAAAATGCTCCACAGGTGAAACGGAATCTTCATAACGTTGACTCCTTGACAGACAAATTTTCAAATCAATCAAAGCGATCCATCCGTGGGGAATTTGACAGGTAAGCGCGAAGAGGTGAGAGTGCTTTCTCGCGGGAATACTACATGCAGCTTGAAGGCTTTGCAGAGAGGGCAAGATTTCACTCTCTGAAAGATGACAAATGAGACAATTTTTGCACAAGAGTGTGCAACTTTGAGACGCGGTTTTTAAATTTTGGACAGTTTGGTGATTTTTTCCTGGCTTAAGTTCAATGTTTTTGAATTTTCAAGTGTTGGCATTATGCTTGCTGAGGTTTATTAGTGAATATGAAATTTTATACTTCTCAGCGTGTTGGCAGACCCTGAA
It encodes:
- a CDS encoding peptide chain release factor-like protein, which encodes MPKSENDKPAETPLTISALKGEVEITAFKSGGPGGQHKNKTESAVRLKHLPTGIIVVATESRSQIKNRELAWQRLIEKLAKRRQKRKPRLRTQPSKAAKEKRLEEKMRRSSKKQARQKILIDD
- a CDS encoding toxin-antitoxin system protein, translating into MNTLTVRISEASRNVLRELAAQKGASMQTLLDKAIEAYRRQLFLEEINKAYAALREDPKAWSQVEKDRTAGGRHLDGWTHT
- a CDS encoding FG-GAP-like repeat-containing protein, which codes for MKIPFHLWSILCTLLITAPANSQAIRFSLRQMPVDPSGYGHGASFGSYTRNGRPSLFVIAYGTANYLYENTGGLFKDIAAAAGVQFGSDHDRGMASADFDNDGDLDIYLSAGYTGNVLWRNNGNDTFSDITSESGTHLGGQGQGVAWGDCNHDGRLDLFVCRTDGGNRLFIQRRDGRFYESSDAVSEKSESLQPVFFDVNDDGYLDILVTRRTGFSNLLYLNRGDGSFNEHAQQWRIDFAGANSQGAAVGDYDCDGDLDVFICDFSGHNLLFRNLGGYFEEVSEAAGVRSGNDHNRGAVFGDFNDDGWPDLYVTRSGENKMFQNNGDGTFTQVSAASGANDGNDGYSPSIADYDDDGDLDIFFTNTGQNSALLTNSGPSNNWIEFRLRGSASNRNGVGAKLTAWLNGRPQAQAIIAGQGYLGTGSDLTAHFGLGRSRHLDSLLVQWPSGMREKYYRLAANQKMTLHEGQAPPRDRTAPLISSLIVFAITANSAQIQWNTDEPSDARVEYGADSTALSAFVVDANFATAHAVRLNHLKSATRYYFRIIAKDEAGNTRIGLKQSFTTLPTTSVDANLEPLPTALGLQNYPNPFRDFTRFEIELPASGWLALKIIDLQGREVVTLAEGWRNAGRHFFRWQINSKQELAAGIYFAILWYQNGFAFSSGKPTPVVELRRPVFHLK